The genomic region TATTCCCACTTGGTCATGAGCCGACTGTAATGCCTGGCACAGGCGGCCTCGTGCGTAGCCTGCCTGCCGACTGGTTAGGCTCGAAGACGTGAGCAGGTTCCAGGTCGTCAGCGGCAAGGGCGGGACCGGTAAGACCACGGTCGCCGCCGCACTCGCGCTCGCCCTCGCGACCGAGGGCAGGCGCACTCTCCTCGTGGAGGTCGAGGGCAGGCAGGGCATCGCCCAGCTCTTCGAGTCCGAGCCCCTCCCCTACGAGGAACGCAGGATCGCCGTGGCGCCCGGCGGCGGCGAGGTCCACGCGCTGGCGATCGACGCCGAGCGCGCGCTCCTGGACTACCTCCAGATGTTCTACAAACTCGGCAGCGCGGGCCGGGCGCTGAAGAAGCTCGGCGCGATCGACTTCGCCACCACCATCGCCCCGGGGGTTCGCGACGTCCTGCTGACGGGCAAGGCCTGCGAGGCCGTACGCCGCAAGGACAAGCAGGGCAGGTTCGTCTACGACTACGTGATCATGGACGCGCCCCCCACCGGCCGCATCACGCGCTTCCTCAACGTGAACGACGAGGTGGCCGGGCTGGCGCGGATCGGCCCCATACACAATCAGGCGCAGGCCGTGATGCGGGTCCTGAAGTCCCCCGAGACGGCGGTCCACCTGGTGACGCTCCTGGAGGAGATGCCGGTCCAGGAGACGGCGGACGGCATCGCCGAGCTTCGCGCCGCCGAACTGCCCGTGGGCCGGGTCGTCGTGAACATGGTGCGGCCCCACCTGCTGGACGAGGACGCACTCCGTACGGCCTCGGGAGGCCGTCGCAAGGAAATCGCGAAGACGCTCACCCGGGCCGGAGTGACGGGGTCCGCCGGGCTGGTACGGCCGCTCGTCGCGCAGGCCGCCGAGCACGCGCAGCGCGTCGGCCTGGAGCGTGAACAGCGGGCGGTGCTGGCCGGGCTGGGGCTGCCCATGGCCGAGCTCCCGCTGATGGGCGAGGGAGTGAGCCCGTCCGCGCTGCACGAGCTGGCGGCGGAGTTCCGCAAGCAGGGTGTGGGCGACGAGACCGCGGACGCGGCGGGGCAGAGGCCCCGGGGCGGGAAGCGACGCGGATCCGGAGAAGGGGTGGGGTCATGACGCTGGGCACGGACATCGCACCGGGGCTGGAGACCGACGCGCTCCTGGACGACCCGGAGATCCGCATCGTCGTGTGCTGCGGTTCCGGCGGCGTGGGCAAGACCACGACCGCGGCGGCTCTCGGCGTACGCGCGGCCGAGCGGGGGCGCAAGGTCGTCGTCCTCACCATCGACCCGGCCCGCCGGCTCGCCCAGTCCATGGGCATCGACCAGCTGGACAACATCCCGCGCCGCGTCGAGGACATCGAGGGCGAGGGCGAGCTGCACGCCATGATGCTCGACATGAAGCGCACCTTCGACGAGACCGTCGAGGCGCACACGGATGCGGAGCGGGCGCGCGCGATCCTGGAGAACCCCTTCTACCAGTCCCTGTCTGCCGGGTTCGCGGGCACGCAGGAGTACATGGCGATGGAGAAGCTCGGCCAGCTGCGGGCACGCGACGAGTGGGACCTGATCATCGTCGACACCCCGCCGTCCCGCTCCGCGCTGGACTTCCTGGACGCGCCGAAACGTCTCGGCTCGTTCCTCGACGGGAAGTTCATCCGGCTGCTGATCGCCCCGGCGAAGATCGGGGGGCGTGCCGGGATGAAGTTCCTCAACGTCGGGATGTCGATGATGACGGGGACGCTCGGCAAGCTGCTCGGCGGACAGTTCCTCCGTGACGTACAGACCTTCGTCGCCGCGATGGACTCCATGTTCGGCGGATTCCGTACCAGGGCCGATGCGACGTACAAGCTGCTCCAGGCGCCCGGCACGGCGTTCCTCGTGGTGGCGACTCCGGAACGGGACGCGCTGCGCGAGGCCGCGTACTTCGTGGAACGGCTGGCCGCGGAGGAGATGCCGCTGGCCGGCCTCGTCCTCAACCGGGTGCACGGAAGCGAGGCCGCACGGCTCTCCTCGGAGCAGGCGCTGACAGCCGCAGAAAATCTTGAAGGCGTCGGCATTGTGGATCAGACGGCCGGGAAGGCTGGCCTTGGTGACGTGGACCCGGTGTCCGCCTCCTCCCCCGAAGCCCCGGAGCCGCCGCCATCCCCCGAGCGCAGCAACGAGCCCGCCCCGCACGAGCCGTCACAGCAGGAGCCGCCACAGCACGACCGGACGACGCACACCCCGGAACCCGAGCCGGGCGCCCGTGGCCGGAAGTCGCCTGACCCGTCCGGACCACTCGCTGACGCGGAAACCGCACACACCGAAGCGGGCCGGCACAGCACACCCGCCACGGACGCCGTCGCCGTCGAGGTATCCATCGAGCAGCTGACCGCGGGTCTGTTGCGACTGCACGCGGAGCGGATGCACGTCGTCGCGCGCGAGCAGCACACCCGGGACCACTTCACCACGCTTCACCCCGAGGTCCCGGTGGCCGAGGTGGCCGCGCTGCCCGGTGACGTACACGACCTCTCCGGCCTCAGGGCCATCGGGGAACTGCTCGCGGCCGGTTCCGCTTCCGCTCCGGCCGGAGCTGCCTAGGCCCACCACCGGGCGTCCCCCGGGGCAGCTTGTGCGGCACTTCCCGCACTTACCCCACAGCGGCGAACGTCTCGTGCAGTTCGTCGTCGTGCAGATCGCTGTCGTGCAGGTCGTCGTCCAGGCCCACTGCCGCAGGCAGCATGCCCGTGGACCGCTCGTACTCACTGCGCGCGGTCTCCAGCAGGCGGCGCCAGGACGTGACGGTGGGCCTTCGGCGCAGCAGTGCGCGGCGCTCCCTCTCCGTCATTCCACCCCACACGCCGAACTCGACGCGATTGTCCAGCGCATCGGCCAGGCATTCGGTCCGCACCGGGCAACCGGTGCACACCGCCTTGGCCCTGTTCTGCGCTGCCCCTTGTACGAACAATTCATCCGGATCGGTAGTGCGGCAGGCTGCCTGCGCACTCCAGTCGGTTACCCAGCCCATGCCGGCGCCGTCCTCTCCCGAATCGAGGCTCCCCCACGGCGGTAGCGGCATATTCACCGCTGCCAGTTGAGGACGTTACGGAAGGTGGGGACAGCACAACACCCCCTTCGGGCCCAATCTTGAATGGTCCGAACGGACTATGCGTGCGCGGTAGATCACCCAGGGGAGTGACGGGAGGACATGCGTGACCTTCCCGATGGAATCGGGACAGAAACACCAATTCACAACGGACATTCAGCGACACATGAGACGAATTCGGGAACGCCTCGACAGGTGGCTGAATTCCGTTGAGGGGCATGCAAGGGGGTTGATGCAAAACCGGACTGCTGTGACAGTTGAGAGCAGCTTAGGCCAAGGCCTATACGCGTGTCCGGCGAATCAGAACGTAGGCTGACCTCATGCCAAAGAAGCGCTCAGGCGGGGGTCTGACGACGACCCAGCAGGCCGCCAAGTTCCTCGGTGTCGCCGCGCTCTCCGGAGCTGTGCTGGCCGGCATCGCACTGCCGGCCGCCGGCGCACTCGGGCTCGCAGCCAAGGGGACGGTCGAGGGGTTCGACGAGATCCCTTCCAACCTCAAGACCCCGCCGCTGAGTCAGCGGATCACGATCCTGGACAACGAGGGCGGGCTCATCGCGACGGACTACTCGCGCGACCGCACCGTCGTCCCGCTCAAGGACATCTCCCCGTACATGCAGGACGCGATCATCGCGATCGAGGACTCGCGGTTCTACGAGCACGGGGCCGTCGACCTCAAGGGCATCCTGCGCGCGATGAACCGCAACGTGCAGGCCGGCGGTGCCGCGCAGGGCGCCTCGACGCTCACCCAGCAGTACGTGAAGAACGTCTTCGTCGAGGAGGCGGGCGACGACCCGGACAAGGTCGCCGAGGCCACACAGCAGACCTTGGGCCGCAAGGTCCGGGAGCTCAAGTACGCGATCCAGGTCGAGGAAGAGCTCGGCAAGAAGAAGATCTTGGAGAACTACCTCAACATCACCTTCTTCGGGCAGCAGGCCTACGGCATCGAGACCGCCTCACAGCGGTATTTCTCCAAGCACGCCAAGGACCTGAAACTGGAGGAGGCGGCGATGCTGGCCGGTCTCGTCCAGTCGCCGACCCGCTACGACCCGGTCAACGACGCGGAGGAGGCGACCAAGCGCCGCAACATCGTGCTCCAGCGCATGGCCGCCGTCGGCGACATCACGCAGGCCGAGGCTGACAAGGCCATCGCCAGTCCCCTCCAGCTGAAGGTCAGCAAGCCGAACAGCGGCTGCATCACTGCCGTCAGCGGCGCCGGCTTCTTCTGCGACTACGTGCGCAAGACCGTCCTGACCGACCCGACCTTCGGGGCGACCCAGGAGGAGCGTGCCAAGCTCTGGAACCTCGGCGGTCTGACCGTCAGGACCACGCTGTCGCCGCGCGCGCAGAAGGCCGCCGACGAGGCCGCGACCTCCAAGGTCTACAAGGACGACAAGGTCGCCGCGTCGGTGGTGCAGGTCGAGCCCGGCACCGGCAAGATCCTCTCGATGGGCCAGTCCAGGCCCTACGGCCTGGACCAGAAGAAGAACCAGACGGTCCTCAACCTCGCCGTCAGCAACAAGATGGGCGGCAGCACCTACGGCTTCCAGGTCGGCTCGACCTTCAAGCCGATCACCGCCGCCGCCGCCCTGGAGAAGGGCATCAGCCCGGCGGAGAGCTACGCCACCGACTGGAAGATCTCGCTGCCGCTGAACTCCTTCCGTACGTGTGCGGGCGCCCCCACCGGCAGCAGCAACTGGGACCTCCAGAACGAGTTGGAGTCCGAAAAGGGCAGCTGGGACATGACGAGCGCGCTCGGCAAGTCCATCAACACCTACTTCGCCAAGCTGGAGCAGAAGGCCGGACTCTGCGAGACGGTCCAGATGGCGAAGAAGGTCGGCTACGAGCGCGGTGACGGCAAGCAGATCGAGGAGAACGCCTCGATCACCCTCGGCGGTGAAGTGAGCACCCCGCTCTCGATGGCCTCCGTGTACGCCACCTTCGCCAACCGGGGCACGTACTGCTCCCCCGTCGCCATCGAGTCGATCACCGACCCCAACGGCAAGAAGCTCGACGTCCCGAAGACGAAGTGCTCCCGCGCGATGAGCGAGCCGACGGCGGACACGATCAGCCAGATGCTCAAGGGCGTGGTCGAGGACGGCACCGGCACCCTGGCCGGTCTCACCGACCGCGACAACGCGGGCAAGACGGGTACGACGAACGACCGCCTCGACGCCTGGTTCGTCGGCTACACCCCGAACCTCTCCACCGCGGTCTGGGTCGGCGACGACATCGGTGAGAAGTCGACCAAGATGTACGACATCACCATCGGCGGCCAGTACTACGACAAGGTCTGCGGTGGCTGCCTTCCCGGCCCCATCTGGAAGACGGCGATGACCGGCGCGCTGGACGCGTCGGAGACCCCGTCCTTCAACCCGATCTCGGTACCCCGTGCCAAGGAGAAGGAGAAGGACAAGGAGAGGGACAACGGCCGCGGCGAGGGCAACGGCGGCGGCAACGGGAACGACAACGACAAGCCCGGCGCCGACCCCATCGGCGGCATCACCCTGCCGCCCGGCATCATCGGCGGGAACGACGGCGGCGGGCGCGGCGGCAACGGTCCCTGACCGTCCGGATCGCACGACGATGTGATGAGAAAGGAGGGGCGCCCCCGGGCCGGGGGCGCCCCTCCTTTCACGTATCGGCCTCTCAGCCCGCGAGCAGCTTCTTCACCGTTGCGGCGACCCGGCCGCCGTCCGCGAGTCCGGCCACCTTCGGGTTGACGATCTTCATGACGGCGCCCATGGCCCGCGGCCCCTCGGCGCCGGCGCTCTTCGCCTCCTGGACGGCCTGCGCGACGATCACGTCCAGCTCGTCGTCGGAGAGCTGCTTCGGCAGATACGCGTCGAGCAGCTCGCCCTCGGCCTTCTCCCGCTCGGCCTGCTCCGTCCGGCCGCCCTGCGCGAAGGCCTCGGCCGCCTCACGGCGCTTCTTCGCCTCCTTGGCGATCACCTTCTGCACCTCGTCGTCGGAGAGCTCGCGCGACGTCTTGCCGCTGACCTCTTCCTTGGTGATCGCGGTGAGGGTGAGCCTGAGGGTGGACGAGGTGAGCTCGTCACGCGCCTTCATGGCCGTGGTGAGGTCTTCCTTGAGCTTGGACTTGAGCGTGGTCATGCGGCGATTGTGACAGGTACGGGGCACCTGCCGCCCGCCTGTTTTCGTCCCACCGCGCCGTTTCTGCGACGATGGCCCCATGCGCGCACGCTACGGAGTACCCCTGAAAGCAACGGCAGTCGGCGCAGCGGTCGGTGCCGCCGGCCTCGTATACGCGGCCGGATTCGAGGCACGCTCGTTCCGCCTCCGCAGGATCGCGATTCCCGTACTCCCGCACGGGGCACGCCCGTTGCGCGTGCTCCAGGTCTCCGACATCCACATGGTGAGCGGCCAGCGCAAGAAGCGCGCCTGGCTGCAGTCCCTGGCGGGCCTCCGCCCCGACTTCGTCGTCAACACCGGGGACAACCTCTCCGACCCGGAAGCCGTACCGGAGCTCCTCGACGCGCTCGGCCCGCTGATGGAGTTCCCCGGGGTCTACGTCTTCGGCTCCAACGACTACTACGGCCCGAAGCTCCGCAACCCCGTCCGCTACCTCCTGGAGAAGACGCAGGGCAAGCACGGGCTCAACGGGAACGCACCGGCGGTCGGCGTCGTCCACAACCCGTGGGAGCCGATGCGGGACGCCTTCGACGAGGCGGGCTGGCTGAACCTCTCCAACGCCCGGGGCCGGATCAAGGCCGACGGGCTCGAGATCGCGTTCACCGGCTTGGACGACCCCCACATCAAGCGGGACCGTTACGCCGAGGTCGCCGGCGGCCCCGAGACGGGCGCGGACCTCTCGATCGGCGTCGTCCACGCCCCGTACCTGCGCTCCCTGGACGCCTTCACGGCGGACGGCTACCCGCTGATCCTGGCCGGTCACACCCACGGCGGCCAGCTCTGCATCCCCTTCTACGGCGCCCTCGTCACCAACTGCGACCTGGACACGGACCGGGTGAAGGGCCTCTCCGGCCACACGGTCGGCGAGCGGCGCTCCTACCTCCACGTCTCCGCGGGCTGCGGCACGAACCGCTACACGCCGGTCCGCTTCGCCTGCCCGCCCGAGGCGACCCTGCTGACACTGACACCCCGCGACTGAGGCCTCCCGCCCGGAGCACAAAAACCGGATTTCGCCTCCGGGCGCGGGTGGGCTAAAGTAATCGATGTCGCCGGGACAATCGGTGGACATCGGGGTGTAGCGCAGCTTGGCAGCGCGCTTCGTTCGGGACGAAGAGGTCGTGGGTTCAAATCCCGCCACCCCGACAGCTGAAACACCAGGTCAGGGGCCTGATCCGCATCGCGGGTCGGGCCTCTGACTCGTTTCTGGGGTTATCTCGGGAGCCGTTTGGGAGCCGCGCCGATCTCATATCATCCCCCGACCACGCACCAGGTCAGGGACCCATGCCGTCCGATGTCACGGATGGCGACCGGAAGCCCGCAGCTCGGCAGCGTGTCCACGCAGCTGCTCGACGGCGATCAGATCGCGCTCCAACGCGTCGATCC from Streptomyces sp. QL37 harbors:
- a CDS encoding ArsA-related P-loop ATPase — encoded protein: MSRFQVVSGKGGTGKTTVAAALALALATEGRRTLLVEVEGRQGIAQLFESEPLPYEERRIAVAPGGGEVHALAIDAERALLDYLQMFYKLGSAGRALKKLGAIDFATTIAPGVRDVLLTGKACEAVRRKDKQGRFVYDYVIMDAPPTGRITRFLNVNDEVAGLARIGPIHNQAQAVMRVLKSPETAVHLVTLLEEMPVQETADGIAELRAAELPVGRVVVNMVRPHLLDEDALRTASGGRRKEIAKTLTRAGVTGSAGLVRPLVAQAAEHAQRVGLEREQRAVLAGLGLPMAELPLMGEGVSPSALHELAAEFRKQGVGDETADAAGQRPRGGKRRGSGEGVGS
- a CDS encoding ArsA family ATPase — encoded protein: MTLGTDIAPGLETDALLDDPEIRIVVCCGSGGVGKTTTAAALGVRAAERGRKVVVLTIDPARRLAQSMGIDQLDNIPRRVEDIEGEGELHAMMLDMKRTFDETVEAHTDAERARAILENPFYQSLSAGFAGTQEYMAMEKLGQLRARDEWDLIIVDTPPSRSALDFLDAPKRLGSFLDGKFIRLLIAPAKIGGRAGMKFLNVGMSMMTGTLGKLLGGQFLRDVQTFVAAMDSMFGGFRTRADATYKLLQAPGTAFLVVATPERDALREAAYFVERLAAEEMPLAGLVLNRVHGSEAARLSSEQALTAAENLEGVGIVDQTAGKAGLGDVDPVSASSPEAPEPPPSPERSNEPAPHEPSQQEPPQHDRTTHTPEPEPGARGRKSPDPSGPLADAETAHTEAGRHSTPATDAVAVEVSIEQLTAGLLRLHAERMHVVAREQHTRDHFTTLHPEVPVAEVAALPGDVHDLSGLRAIGELLAAGSASAPAGAA
- a CDS encoding WhiB family transcriptional regulator, whose protein sequence is MGWVTDWSAQAACRTTDPDELFVQGAAQNRAKAVCTGCPVRTECLADALDNRVEFGVWGGMTERERRALLRRRPTVTSWRRLLETARSEYERSTGMLPAAVGLDDDLHDSDLHDDELHETFAAVG
- a CDS encoding transglycosylase domain-containing protein, with product MPKKRSGGGLTTTQQAAKFLGVAALSGAVLAGIALPAAGALGLAAKGTVEGFDEIPSNLKTPPLSQRITILDNEGGLIATDYSRDRTVVPLKDISPYMQDAIIAIEDSRFYEHGAVDLKGILRAMNRNVQAGGAAQGASTLTQQYVKNVFVEEAGDDPDKVAEATQQTLGRKVRELKYAIQVEEELGKKKILENYLNITFFGQQAYGIETASQRYFSKHAKDLKLEEAAMLAGLVQSPTRYDPVNDAEEATKRRNIVLQRMAAVGDITQAEADKAIASPLQLKVSKPNSGCITAVSGAGFFCDYVRKTVLTDPTFGATQEERAKLWNLGGLTVRTTLSPRAQKAADEAATSKVYKDDKVAASVVQVEPGTGKILSMGQSRPYGLDQKKNQTVLNLAVSNKMGGSTYGFQVGSTFKPITAAAALEKGISPAESYATDWKISLPLNSFRTCAGAPTGSSNWDLQNELESEKGSWDMTSALGKSINTYFAKLEQKAGLCETVQMAKKVGYERGDGKQIEENASITLGGEVSTPLSMASVYATFANRGTYCSPVAIESITDPNGKKLDVPKTKCSRAMSEPTADTISQMLKGVVEDGTGTLAGLTDRDNAGKTGTTNDRLDAWFVGYTPNLSTAVWVGDDIGEKSTKMYDITIGGQYYDKVCGGCLPGPIWKTAMTGALDASETPSFNPISVPRAKEKEKDKERDNGRGEGNGGGNGNDNDKPGADPIGGITLPPGIIGGNDGGGRGGNGP
- a CDS encoding GatB/YqeY domain-containing protein, translating into MTTLKSKLKEDLTTAMKARDELTSSTLRLTLTAITKEEVSGKTSRELSDDEVQKVIAKEAKKRREAAEAFAQGGRTEQAEREKAEGELLDAYLPKQLSDDELDVIVAQAVQEAKSAGAEGPRAMGAVMKIVNPKVAGLADGGRVAATVKKLLAG
- a CDS encoding metallophosphoesterase; the protein is MRARYGVPLKATAVGAAVGAAGLVYAAGFEARSFRLRRIAIPVLPHGARPLRVLQVSDIHMVSGQRKKRAWLQSLAGLRPDFVVNTGDNLSDPEAVPELLDALGPLMEFPGVYVFGSNDYYGPKLRNPVRYLLEKTQGKHGLNGNAPAVGVVHNPWEPMRDAFDEAGWLNLSNARGRIKADGLEIAFTGLDDPHIKRDRYAEVAGGPETGADLSIGVVHAPYLRSLDAFTADGYPLILAGHTHGGQLCIPFYGALVTNCDLDTDRVKGLSGHTVGERRSYLHVSAGCGTNRYTPVRFACPPEATLLTLTPRD